The Lonchura striata isolate bLonStr1 chromosome 11, bLonStr1.mat, whole genome shotgun sequence DNA segment CTTGACATCCTCGAGGGGCACTCCTGTGATGCCAGCCCTGATGCCATACGTGTACCTACCTGCAGGTACAAGCACCCCTCCGGGGATCAGCACGGCGCCGGTGCCCAGCATTGCCACGCCCATTGGGGTGAACGGCTTCAGCCCACTGCCGCCCCAGACCAACGGGCAGCCCGCCTCAGAGACCATCTACACCAATGGCATCCACCCCTATCCAGGTACagccctcctggggctccacCACAGCCCCCGGGGCTAGGGGAGCGTGCTCGGCTCATGCAGGATGCTCAAggggtgtccccatcccaggaaCACGCTGGATGAACCTCTTTGTGCTCCTGTGGCATCACTGCAGGGAGGAGGGCATtcaggcagggagcagctctgcccctccGTGGCGGTGCTTGGTCATGAGCCCTTTCCCCTGGGAGCTGTGCATGCATCCCTGGCTTTCTCTGGCTTATTCtgtcttccttctcctttctcttctcttcccagcTCAAAGCCCCACGGTGGCAGACCCCCTCCAGCAGGCCTACGCCGGCATGCAGCACTATGCAGGTCTCAAACTTCGCTTCCcactccttccctctctcccctctTTGCTCCTCACCCTTATTTTTGGGAGGTGAACATCACCCTGGGGTTGAACATTGGACTGGGGGCTGTGTATTTGGGCATGAGTTCATGAGGGGAGCAGCAggtgctgagccctggcaggaACTCCAGGCTGGCAATGCCAATGAAAGCACCGTTCCCTCATCCCACTGGCTCCTCTTACGGCCCCCTGTGCGAATTTTGGATAGTGAAAAGTGAATTTTAATACCCATGGGGCTGAGAGAACTCCATGGGGGAGCCCTGGCAGTGGTATTGAAAAGAGGGGACAAGATCTGGGAGGTGACAGAGGGCCACCTCCACACCAAGACACCAAATGTATTTGGATGTTCATCACGTGGCCAAGTCTAATGGCCAAGGAAATGGGCCATGGAAGGAAAGGAGTCAGAGCCTCCCATGGAAATATGTCAAGCCCAGCAGACATTTAATTAGGAGCATTGACAGCAACGGCCAGATTTGCAACAGAAAATCGAGTTTTGGACTCCAaatctttggggtttttcagcGAAAAGTATCATCTTTTCTCAGCCTTGAGGCTATATTACTACTATCACAAGCATTTCTCCTGGGAGAGCTGTTCCCACATTTCTGGTGTGTCAGGAGGGGTGGGAAAGGCAGAGCTAGCAGCTGTGGGGTAGGAGAGGCCACTCGATCACAGGTGGCAGCAGGGGACCTGGCTGTCCCAGCACTCTCTGTGGCTGGGTCGGGTGCTGTGGCCTCagcttgttttttctctcttccagcaGCATATCCCACTGCCTACGCTCCCATCAGCCAAGCCTTTCCCCAGCAAGCGCCCCTCATCCcgcagcagcagagagaaggTGAGGGGTGGGGGTCACCCCACATGGGGCCGGTGGCTCCTCGGTGTCCCCCGGGGTGACCCCACCTCACAGCTGACATGTCCTGTCCTTTGTCACCCAGGTCCCGAGGGCTGTAACCTGTTTATTTATCACCTGCCCCAGGAGTTCGGGGACGCGGAGCTCACGCAGATGTTTTTGCCTTTCGGCAACGTCATCTCTGCCAAAGTCTTTGTGGACCGTGCCACCAACCAGAGTAAATGCTTTGGTAAGTCCTAGGGTGTGGCTCTCCCTGgtgtcccagctcagggctccAGTTTTTCCCAGTCCCCAGCTCAAGGTCCCAGCTATCCTTAACATCACAGCTTGGAGCTCTGGCTCTTTCTCAACATCCCAACTCAGGGGTCTGGCTCTCTTCAGCATCCTGTTTTAAATATCTGATGCTCCTTGACATCCCAGCTCCAGAGTCCCAGTCCTTCTGGTCTCCAGCCTGAAGATCCACTCTCCTAATATTCCAATATTCTGCCTCAGGGGGTCTGTCTCTCCCCGCATCCCAGCTAAGGGTTTGGCTCTCTCCAGTCTTCCCAGCTTGGGAGTCTGGCTCTTCTGGACAACCCAGTGCAGAGCATCTCCATCTCAGGCATCCAGTTCTCCCTGAAGCCCCTGCTTGAGAGTCTGTCTCTCCAACATCTCCTCTTGGGGATCTCTCTTTCCCTAGTCTCCAGCTCAGATGTCCATGTCTTCCTGCTGTCCCTTGCTTGGGGTCCAACTCTCCCCTATGTCCCCAGCTCAGGGATCTGTATCTCCCTCTCATAGATAGACCTGTGTCCCCATAGACTCTTTCACTATGGTGTGACCCTATCACCTCAAGGTCTCTGCAGACCTGACCTACAGATGTCCCTTGAGCCCAAACATCCCATTCTGGTGTCCCACAAACCCTATCACCCTGGTATCTCCACATACCTGCAGACCTTAGTGTTCCCACAGACCCCATCACCTGAGTCTCCCTGCAACCCCTCACTTCAACAAACTCTGTTACCCAGTGACCCCACAAATCCCATCGTGTAGTGTCCCTGCAGATTACTCCAGTGTCCTGTGGACCCTCTTATGCTGCTGTCCTCACAGCCTTGTCAGCTCAGTGTCCCTGCAGACCTCGGTGTCCCTGCAGGTGCCGTCACCTGTCACCCAATCCCCTGCAACCTGGGGCTGTGATGTTACCCAAGGACCCCCTCTCCCAGCACTCGCAAACCAGGAGCATCCCACAGGATTTCAGTGCCTGGGTTGAGGCGAGGCAGCCGCCTGTGATGTGTGTGGTGACAagcccctgtgtcccctccccgccAGGTTTCGTCAGTTTTGACAATCCGACGAGTGCTCAGGCGGCCATTCAGGCCATGAATGGCTTCCAGATCGGCATGAAGAGGCTAAAAGTGCAGCTAAAGCGGCCAAAAGACGCCAACAGACCCTACTGACCCCAGCTCAGCCTGCGGAGAGGTgagggcgcctggccctgggggacGTGGTGGTCTTGGAGCATCCCCCTGTTCCCGTGTTTACATCCCGAGTGTGTGCAGGGATCTCTGCCTGGCACCACCCACTCAATGGATCTGGGttcctccctccatcccccagAAACAGGCTGACAGCCTTTCCCTTCTGTTTCAGGTCGGACGTCCCGCAGTGTCTGACGactttccccttccccaagTGCAGTATCCAAACCCGTAACTCTCTTTCTTTGCAACGCATCccggaggaggaaaaggaggaggaggaggaggtgaaggAGAAAATGGCAAAGAAGAGAGCGTTTTGGTCGtagcttttcctttttgaattttttcccaaactggTCTTGTTTGTTGTTTAACGGGAATGAGAGGAAGACAAGGAAGGAGGGGAGCAATGCGGCGCCGGGGCTGCGACTGGCCGCCGGCCGCTCGCCGGGACTCACCGGATCCCTCACTGGGAGCAAGGCTGATGGCTCCGGGCAGCCGGGCCACGATCTAcctttgttttttgggtttttttttaaagcactcattTGCTGCTACCGATTTCCCAGGAGAAACGAGGAAAAGAGGCTCCAAATGGATTCTTAAACCAAAGCCGGTGGGACGGGACCAGCCTCGGGCGCTTCACCTGGAGGATGTTTGTTTGGATGATAAAGAAAAACGGcaagattttcctttttccctgcattggggaaaaaaaaagaaggatcaAAGTATGTTGGACTTATAGAAGATATATAtaaataagtatatatatatatatatcccaTGGAGCAGGGTGGCGGGACATGCGCTTCCCTTGCTTGTCACTGGCACAGGGACATAGGATTACTTGTTTCAGAGTCATATCATTCCTTAGAGTTTAGGGACCAAAGGActattgctttttttaaatatatctataaataaattaatttaaaaaaaaacaaaacaaaacacacaaaaaaactttgggaaaggaggagaaaatccaacaaaaattaAGAAGGTTGAGTAAAACCCTCGGGCGTTCAGAGCCACGAGCGTTTCCTACAGGGCTCGGATTTGGGGGGTTCAAGGGCTTGGTTTCGGGGGCCAGTTTGTGGTTGGGGACTGGGGGGGATGCAGAGGGGATTTGACGGGGGGACTGCAGTGGCTCCCCCAGCTCCATGGCCCAGGGGGAGTTGGAGCCCCTTGGTCACCTCTGGCAGGGGGTGGAGTGATGTGGTTCTTTGCATTTTGGGTTggtctggggggatttttgggttgggtttttttttttcagccaaaaaaacttaaaaaaaaattaaagaaaaatgtgaggTTTCGGCCAAAATTAAGTGAAGCGAAATAAACTTATTTTGTCAAAATCGTCACCTTTGTTGGTTCTTTGGAGCAATCACTGCTGCGTCCACCACCCAAACACGACACCCAGGCCCCCTTTATGGCCAGCTCAACTCCATCTGGGCTGCAGCATCCAACACAATTTGGTGAAGCTGGGAGAGCACCACAGGCCTCTCTTGTTATTTGCTTTTTCACAGGAATTGCTGTTTTTGGAAGAATTCACCCTGGCTGCAGAGGGAATCAGGACAGGACACAGCCCTGTGGTTTCACTTATCTTTCCAAGGGACGGAGGAGCTTCAGAGAGATGTGGCCGTGTCCCATGGGATGTCCCTTTGCATTTTTGGGTACAGCTAAGTGACTGTCATGATCCCAGGAAAGTGACTTATTTTTTAttggaggaaaggaaaaaacatcaAACCCTACAAATTTAAGCACCACCCCCACCAAGGGGTAggtggcagggccaggggaaTGACCTGCCCAGGTTTGGGTGACCCTTGGATACATGGAGCAGCCAGTGTGGGACAAGTGGGGATGGACAGTTTTGGGATCCAGTGGGCACAGAAGACAGGGACATGCCAGGACTGAATGTCAGGACTCAGGTGGTGACTGTACCAAAACCAGGATAATTCTTACATCGGTTCTTAAGTTCCATCGTAAATCCTGGCTGAAATCGTGGCCTTGTGCTGCTGTGACTGACCAGGAGAGCCCCTGGACTGTGGGGaccagcagtgcccagccccctctgcccaccctgagccctggcagcctCTGGGTTATCTCTGCTGAGTTTCCATCCAGGTTTGGGTGTAGCAGgatgcagctgtgctggcactgcctctGTGTCCATGGAGTTACTGGGATGGGCTTGGGCTGAAACAAAATGCTATTCCTGGGAGGTTCCTTCCCACTTGAatctctgctgcagcactgatGCCAGGGGGGCTGCTACGTGGGGTCCCATGTTCCCATCCCTAAGGCACAATCCCTTTTCCGTTGTGTTCTGCCTCCACAGCACCATCTATTCTACTCCACAGGGGGAGTAGTTCCCTCCCAGCCCTATCCCAAAGCTGCATCAATTCTCTATGGCACTTCCCCACCATCCCGTCCCATCCTGTCCCCTCAATCCCATCCCTTCCCCAACATACCATTCCTTgtttcctgctccttctccacaATCCTATCCTTTTCTCATTATTCCATCCCTTACCTGTGCCCCCATCCCTTCTCCAGGTTCTAATCCCTTCCCTGTGCCCCTATTCCTCCCTCAATCTCCCACCCTTCCCTTGAATCCCACTCCTTTGCCATGACCCTGTCCCATCCCTTTCCTGTGATCCCATCCCTTTCCTTGTGCCACTTGACTTTCCTCACAGTCCCATTCCATCCCTGTACCCCCATGCCTTCTCCAGCATCCACTTCCCATACCCCACACTTAAATGCCAAGTTCAATCCACAAACACCgattccttttctcttttttttttcctatgtttttgggtttgttttggttgtttggttttttttttttttttgcttcagtttCTCGTATCATTGATAAAAACGCCGTCGCTGCCAACGCCAGGAGGGGCCGTCCCCAGCCACGCCAGACCCACggctccttctccaggctgcCACAGAGTTAGGGACAgtgggaaggggacagggaggggataAGGGACCACTGAACCTGCCTGGTGCTCACAGGGTGCCCAACGCCTATGTACAGGTGGAGCCGCAGGTGttgccctggctctgccctgcccggggGGCTCAAAACCTGCTCGGCCCCTGCCCAGTCTTGCCCGGGGGCTCACTCGGTGCCCGGGGCTCCCAGGGTTCCACTGCCACCACTCAGTTTGTGTACACCTGAGTCCCGATCACACGCATGATCTCcttctggattttggggtcctgagTATTGATATTGGCATCTCCCACTTGGCCATCTTCGTACCTGGAAGAGGAGAAGCGGGTGAGGGGGGTTCTGCGGGGGTCCCGCAGGTGCAGCAGGGGGGGCACGCTGGACTCACACAAAGAAGAAGCGTGTGCAGACGTGGTCCGAGACAGGGCAGACCCAGATGTTGCCATGTTTCTGCAGGTCCTTGGAGGTGATCACTGCTGGGGCAAGGGGCTGTTGGAGGTGGGATGGGGGACACAGGCCCATAGCGGGGATCCTCCATCCCTCCACCCACCTGGTGACCCCAAGGGTGCTGCCTGTCCCCCCCTCCATTATCCCCCCACATCTCCACACCTTCGCAAAGCGCGATGCAGTTCAGGTTGCGGCTCTGGAGGAAGCGGGACTGGATAGAGCGGGTCTGTGGGAAGAGCAGCTGGTGTTACCACCCTGTCCCAAATATCTATGGGTGccatgtccccattcccatcctacCCTGGTGTCCCCTGGCCCATCACCTGGGGGATTGTGTTCATCCGGTTGTACCGCTGCACCAGCTCATCCTTCGAAGGCATCCGGTGCTGCCCTTTCCCCATTCCTGTGGAAGAAGCAAGGTGAGGGCTGTCAGTGTCTCAGAAAACACCCTGGGGTGATGTGGGGACACATGCCACAGACAGGGATCACCACCCTCAGTGCTCCTGAGCCCTGGGAACCCCCCAGAAGTGTGTGCAGCAGCTTCTGAAGCCTAGAAAATGTTGGGGGTTTGATTCTTTGGCATATGGGAAATCCCCAGCCCGGCTGGGAAGAGGCTGGTGTGATGGGATGGATATGGGATGCTGCCACTCCTGCACAGCTTCTCCAGCCAGCACAACGCCAAACCTCCCCGGGCCCAtgcaggggctgggaatgggagcgCAGGCAGGAGGACcgggcagcacaggcaggaccGGGCAGTGCAGACAGCCTCTTACCTGAGTATCCAAAGGAAATACTGGAGATGGGGCTCAGATAGATGCCCTTGCCATAGGCTGCTCCATGCAGCTTGCAGGAAAACACCAGGGTGAGCATGTGGGATCACCCCAACTGTTCGGGCAGTAGTGGAGGAAGCCTGGCACTTCCCAATgtctgctccctccctgccttcctgccCGCCTGCTGCCCTGGGGTGTGCTGGGTGCAGGGAGCAGACTGGTACCTGCAGTTTGGTGTAGGAGGCGTTGACCAGCCCATTGCGGAGGATGGAATGCCAGTTCTCAATGTGAGAGCCACTGGAAAGAGCCAGTCCTGCATCAGCCCCTCGTCCAtcagccccacagcacccaccCCATGCACCGCTCTCCCCCCACTCTGGCCACTCACTGGAAAGCGAAGGTGCTGCCGTAGAGTTTCTTGGCCGTGCGGAACCGGGCTTCCTTGGCCGGGgggctgctgagcaggaggaACTGGTGGGAGGTGTGCATGAACTTCAGCTGCTACCAGGGTAGAGCAacggcagtgccagcaggagagaggacagacagacagagatcAAGCACGGCTGCcaggccctggatccagcccagcctggttCTGGGGACTCCAAGTCTGCCAGAAGGGTCCTTCACTTACGTGTCTTGCTCCCAtcccacagcctgtgccaaaCACCCCACATCCTATATCCCGTGTCCCAACTCCCATATCTCCCAGGCTAGAACCCCACTCAGAGGGATCCATCCCACATCCCAGACCCTTCCATCGCCCATCGCACATCCTTACATGCCTCATCCTGCAGCCCATAGCCTACATCCTGCATCCCATCTCCTGTATCCCTCCACTCCATCTCCCATATTCCATACCCTCCATTCTGCACCCCACCTGGAGCCTGGCCTGGCCCCTTACCCTGCTGAGAGGCAGCTTGACAATGTGGGATCTGTTGCTGGAGATTATccttgggaagaggaggaggaagaggaggagggtcAGAAAAGTTGATCCCAACCTGCCCCAAGATCACTAGAtgcccaggaccccccaggaGAAAAGAGATGAGAGGGCTGTGCCACAGATACCTGGCTGCCCCCCACTCCATCCCATGTCCTGGGGAAtgtggggcagtgggagggacaaggggcagcaggagagggCCTCAGCCTTACCACTGCAGGAGGGGATGTGCCAGGGGGTCCAACTTGTCCATCTGCTTCTTGATCTCCAAGTAGGACCCCTGGCAAAGGCAAGATGGGGTGCAGGTGGGTCCCCCAGCATccacccagccatgggcagaTGGAGATCAGCAGCAAAATGCCACTCCCACCTGGATCCCGCACCGGGGAGGTCACACGGGGCcagggggctgtggggccatgCCATGTACCTGAGTCATCTCCCTGATGGACATCACACTGTCCAGAGCCTTCTGCAGCCGCTCGTAGTTCTTCTTCTGCACATGGGGCAGGAGAGGAGTGGCCATCAGAGGGGTCTTTGGTAGTCCCCATCACCCCTGGTGTGGGGGAGCATTGTCCCCCCAGCGCTTACCTTGGGGTTGAAGGCCAGAGTTTTGGGGTCGTTGGGGTCCACCACGGAGGGGTAAGGCTCAAAGATGATGCTCTTGCGAGGGGACTCGAGGGCAGCGCGGCACATGGCCACCAGCAGGTCCACCACCttgggacacagcagggactgAAGGGACAACTCTCCATGGGGCTGGAGGGGGTCACCACTGCCCCCAGCCCTACCTCAGCACCCGTGGCCACCTCCTCGGCCGCACCGGACATGACACCCAGGGTGTAGAAGGAGAAGACGCAGAGCTCCCGGGTGCACACGGCCGGCtgtggaggggacagcagagtGGTGAGTGTCAGGGACGGTGACACAGGGGCACAGCCCACATGTGGCCTGGCCCTGCCACCCCACCTTCAGCATGGAGCCGTTCTGGAAGACGTGCTGCTCATCACACACCACGCAGTACTCATTGAGCGTCGGGATCCGCTGCTCCGCGTACTTCATGATCTGAGGGGAAGCATGGAGGCAGTCAGGCCCTGCTGCGGACATGGAGCTTGGGGGATGCTCCAGGCAGTGGGATGGGCATGAGTGGGACTCTGGTCAGTGGGGAGGATGATATAGGCAGTGGAGTGTGGATAAGTGGGATGTCAGGCACTGGGGAAGATGTTCTGGGCATTGGGATGGGGTTGAGTCCAATGTGGAACAGCGAGAAGGACACTCTGGGCATCaggataaggatgagcaggacaTGGGGTAGTGGGGAGAATGCTCCAGATGGCAGGATGTGCATAAGTGGGAAGTGGGCCAGTGGGGAAGGATGCTCTGGGcagcaggctgaggatgagCAGCACGCTGGACTCTCACCTGCACGAGGAAGCCGTACTCCAGCGTGGGGATGTTCTTGCAGTGGCCGCCGACCTGTGAGAGCCAGAGCCGAGCCAGCTGCATTATCCCCTTCCCACacgcagccccagctctgcatgGCACGGgcagcccccagctccccccggcaCAACAGGACCCCCAACATACCaaacccctggcacagcaggaccCCTGACGTTCCAGTGTGCCCCGGCACAGTGAGACCCTCCAACATGCCAACCCCCCGCAAACACAGCAGGACCCCCAACAACCCAACACCCCCAACACAGTGGGATCCTTGACATGCCAACACCCCTTGGCATGGTGGGACCCCCAACATGCCAAAcccctcctggcacagctggaccTCCGACATCCAAACACCCCCTGGCATAGCAGGACCCCCAGCATGCCAACATTCCCTGGCAGAGCAGGTATGCAGCACCAGGAGTGGGGTAAAATCCCACTGGACCCCACAGCCAGGCCCCAATTCCCCAAGACTGGGGACAAGAAACTCTGCAGGGGCTCCCCCCATCCCATGGCGGTCCCAGCAACCCACAACAAACAATCTGACCCCAGAGGAGCCCCTGGGaaggggaaagaagagaaaagcaaaccCCAAGGTGGGGTGGCACCCACCAGGATGTTGAAGGGGGCAACACCTGCCTGGGTGCTGGCGGGTGGGTAGCCAAAAACTTCCACCTTGGGATTCTTCACCATGCAGGACACAGAGCGGTTCATCAGGCGGTTCACGCGAGGCTCAGGGATGCCCAGTTTGCCCTTCAGCACCGAATCTTGGATAACAGGGAAGCTGGGAGACCTGCAGGCACACAATCCCCCTGAGCACCTGTTTGTcaccattccctgctcctccatcACCCAGTGCCAGATCCACCCAACTTGTTGGGAGCAACCTCTGCCTGCCTGGGATCTGGTAGGGAGCAGCAACATCCaagtggggaaactgaggcacagtgTCAGGCCTCACCCAGGATGAGGGGATGGAGGGCTCGTCCCCTGTGGGGACAGCATCGGGACCTTACTTGGGGATGGGTGAGAAGATGCTGAGACCAGCACGGAACTTCTTGATGGTGCCGCTTGTCTTGAACCAACTGTGCCGCTTCTCCTGCTGGGTCTTCAGGAAATCATTGCTGAGATGTTTCCATTGCTGGGATGTGAACATGCCCAGGATCCTGGCAAACAGGGGGGACAGCGCCCATGGGTGCTTGGTGGTCCATTGACACCCCGAGCCCACACACGGTGGTGCGCCCGTCACAGGATTGTGTGGTGGATAGAAGGCGGTGGAGAGGGGACGTGTGGCACGTGACCAGTTTTGGGGCAGAACAGTGACTCTGTGAGCCACCCCACCCGCTACCCTGGTGTGCCCACCATGTTTCAGCTCTTACTTCTTCAGCTGCAGACCCAGCCCGAAGCCCTCCTTGTTGGACGGCTGGAAAACCTCGATGGACGGTTCTGTGGGGAGAGAGGAGGACGAGCCATCGGTGCACCACTGTGCCTGtcctgagggacagggacaacACATCCCGCCCGTCCCCACTCACCGGGGCCATCGAGGTACTGGGAGAGGGAGAAGCGCAGGCGGAGGACGATGGGCTCCGTCCGCAGCACCTTCCAGGCCGTCGCCACCTCCTCCTGCCAAGGCAGAGACACACTTGGGCACAGCCACGGGAGCTCCACCCAGGCAGGCGGATTTGGAGACCCCTGGGGCGCACGTGCCCACCCTTCCCATgccctccccagcactgctgggggcACCCCAGGCTCTCACATCGAGGAAGCTGATGTTCACATGGAGGTCGATGTCCACGTCGTCGATGGTCCCATACTCCCTGTGAAGACACGCGTTGCTGTGGCACGGGGGGGTGGCACGGTGCTGAAACAGTGGCCCAGTGCCCACTGTGCCGGGGTAGGATCATGGGACAGTGACACTGGCACGTGTGGCTCCCTGTGTATCAAGTGTAAGCACAGGGGGATTGCCCAGAATGCAGATGTCAACCTTGGTAACGCCATAATCAGGTGCCCCAAGGATGGCACAGCTGGTTAGGCAGGGCTACCACTACTGGGTGCTGCAAGATGGCATCGTCAAGTGCCTGGGAATGGCATGTCCAGGTGTGCTGGGGATGGCACTGCTGGATGTCTGAGGATGGCACAGCCAGATAGCCCAGGGATGGTACTGCTGGATGTCTGGTAATGCCATGGCCAGGTGACCCAGTGATGCCACAGCGGAGAGCCCTGGACACAGCATAGCTGGGTGCCCAGGGATGGCACAGCTGGGTGTCTGAAGATGGCACAGATGAGTGCCTGGGGCTGCCACAGCTGGATGCTCCATAAATGCCATGTCTGGGTGCCCAAGGATAGTAAGGCCAAGCACTCAGGGCATACTGTGGCCAGTGCCCTGGGGAGGGTATGCCTGAGGGATGGCTCAGCCAGGTGCCCTGGGGATGCCATGATCAGATGCCCCAGAGATGGCACAACCAGATGCCCGGGGATGCTGCGACCAGATGTTCTGGTAATACCACGGCCAAGTGTCCCAGAGATGGCAAGGCAGGATGCCTGGGCATGGCACAGCtgggtgcccagggacagcacagctggATGCCTGGGGATACTGCAGCTATCCTGGCACGGCCCGGCCACGTGCCTGGGCCTGGCACTGCCCGgtgcaggggcagcagctgcacccaCCTGACGGCCACGGCATTCTCGCTGTAGATCTCCTTCACCGCCTCGATGTCGGCGTCCAGCTGCGGGTGCCGGTACAGGTCGGCGGCACAGGTCCCCTGCGGCACAGCACCGTCACACCCAGAGCCTCCcacagcctcctgcagccccaggcctGGCATCAGGCTCAGCCTGGGGCTTCCTGAGCCTCCCGTGGCACCAGGGGGACCCAGCACCCACCTGCACGCCATAGAGGAACTCCTCGGATTCATTGTCCCCGTCGGAGTCATCGTCCGTCCAGTACTGGCCCTTGAGGTCCTGGGGATGGAGGggtgggaggcagcagggatgggggagagggTTGGGAAGTGGATTAGGGGAGCACATTAACAGGGAGGGAATTAgggggcagcagagctggttctgGGGAGAGGGCTGAGGGCAGTGGATTGAGGGAACGATTTGGGGGGAGCAGTAATATGGGGAGAACAACAGGGGTTGGGGGGAGTGtttggggacagcaggatggGGATGTGAAATGTGGGCAGTGGGATGGGAGGAATAATTTGGGGCACAGTGGGATGGAGGAgcaggctgggaaagggaggatgGAGGGAGCAGATTAGAGGGGAGCAAGATGGAGACAGCAGGATGGACCATCAGGATGGTGACACTGGAATGGGGGAACAGGATGAGAACAGTGTGGGGGAGCAAGATGGGAACAGAGGAATGGAGAACCAGTGTGGGAGAGCAGGATGGGACAGCAGGATTGGGAAGCAGGATCAGCAGGATGGAGGACCAGGATGGGAACAGCGGCACGGAAGACCAGGATGGAGGACCAGGACGGGGACTGCGCATGGAGCTGCCGGGGATGCCCGGCCGATCGCGACGCGGggctccctcctcctgctgcgGCCCCATCCCCGCCCCGAGCCGGGGGACCCCGGGGGAACACCGAGGGCCGCTGCCCCTCCCttgccccgagccccgcgggccCGTCCCGCCCCGCTGGCGGGcgcgctgccccgcggccgtGTCCCCGTGTGCCCGGGTCCCCTCCCGCGTCCCGGCCCCTCACCATGTCAGCGCGGGCCGGCCGCCGCGGGCACGGCCGCCATGCTGCCGGAGGGCCGCGCCTGACGTCACGGCCGCCGCGCGCGTCACCGGCGGCGCCGCCATGACGTCACCGCCGGGCCCCcccgggg contains these protein-coding regions:
- the CELF6 gene encoding CUGBP Elav-like family member 6 isoform X8, giving the protein MSCCTKMNRPIQVKPADSEGRGEDRKLFVGMLGKQQSEDDVRRLFEPFGQIEECTILRGPDGASKGCAFVKYGSHAEAQAAINSLHGSQTMPGASSSLVVKFADTDKERTLRRMHQMAGQLGIFNPMTIQFGAYGAYTQAIMQQQAALMAAAQGTCLNPMAAIAAAQMQQMAAFNVSGLVAAPLTPSSGTSTPPGISTAPVPSIATPIGVNGFSPLPPQTNGQPASETIYTNGIHPYPAQSPTVADPLQQAYAGMQHYAAAYPTAYAPISQAFPQQAPLIPQQQREGPEGCNLFIYHLPQEFGDAELTQMFLPFGNVISAKVFVDRATNQSKCFGFVSFDNPTSAQAAIQAMNGFQIGMKRLKVQLKRPKDANRPY
- the CELF6 gene encoding CUGBP Elav-like family member 6 isoform X7; translation: MDAGLPRMNRPIQVKPADSEGRGEDRKLFVGMLGKQQSEDDVRRLFEPFGQIEECTILRGPDGASKGCAFVKYGSHAEAQAAINSLHGSQTMPGASSSLVVKFADTDKERTLRRMHQMAGQLGIFNPMTIQFGAYGAYTQAIMQQQAALMAAAQGTCLNPMAAIAAAQMQQMAAFNVSGLVAAPLTPSSGTSTPPGISTAPVPSIATPIGVNGFSPLPPQTNGQPASETIYTNGIHPYPAQSPTVADPLQQAYAGMQHYAAAYPTAYAPISQAFPQQAPLIPQQQREGPEGCNLFIYHLPQEFGDAELTQMFLPFGNVISAKVFVDRATNQSKCFGFVSFDNPTSAQAAIQAMNGFQIGMKRLKVQLKRPKDANRPY
- the CELF6 gene encoding CUGBP Elav-like family member 6 isoform X9, translating into MNRPIQVKPADSEGRGEDRKLFVGMLGKQQSEDDVRRLFEPFGQIEECTILRGPDGASKGCAFVKYGSHAEAQAAINSLHGSQTMPGASSSLVVKFADTDKERTLRRMHQMAGQLGIFNPMTIQFGAYGAYTQAIMQQQAALMAAAQGTCLNPMAAIAAAQMQQMAAFNVSGLVAAPLTPSSGTSTPPGISTAPVPSIATPIGVNGFSPLPPQTNGQPASETIYTNGIHPYPAQSPTVADPLQQAYAGMQHYAAAYPTAYAPISQAFPQQAPLIPQQQREGPEGCNLFIYHLPQEFGDAELTQMFLPFGNVISAKVFVDRATNQSKCFGFVSFDNPTSAQAAIQAMNGFQIGMKRLKVQLKRPKDANRPY